Proteins encoded in a region of the Pseudomonadota bacterium genome:
- a CDS encoding propionyl-CoA synthetase has product MGKYDEVYRRSIEDPDGFWAEAAEDVQWVKKWDKVLDDYGKPYFYRWFTGGELNSCYNAVDYHVENGRADQVAIIYDSPQTNTVKKITYREFQDQVSRFAGVIRAQGLKKGDTAIIYMPMIPETLVAMLACARIGVVHSVVFGGFAPNELAIRINDAKPKLIISASCGLEGATKVIAYKPLLDKAIELAEVKPDKCIIYQRPQVQSELIAGRDLDWDDSMAVAEPTECVTVAATDPLYILYTSGTTGIPKGVVRDNGGHAVAMKWSMRNVYDVQPGDVYWAASDVGWVVGHSYIVYAPLMLGCTTIVYEGKPVGTPDAGAFWRVISEHKVKVLFTAPTAFRAIKKEDPNGELLKKYDLSCFKYLFLAGERLDPDTYHWASDLLQKPVIDHWWQTETAWAIAGNCMGIEPLPIKPGSPTKRVPGFNVQIIDNDGKELGPNTEGIVTIKLPLPPGCLPTLWEQDQRFKESYVSMYPGYYFTGDGGYIDDEGYVYIMGRVDDVINVAGHRLSTGGMEEIVATHPDVAECAVLGVEDNLKGQVPLGFFVLKSGVTKDPEEIAKECVQMVREQIGAVASFRQATVVNRLPKTRSGKILRGTMRKIADNEDFRMPSTIDDPTVLDEIAEAVVPLGYGKGKK; this is encoded by the coding sequence ATGGGGAAATATGATGAGGTGTATCGTCGTTCCATTGAAGATCCGGATGGTTTCTGGGCGGAAGCCGCCGAGGATGTGCAATGGGTAAAAAAATGGGATAAGGTGTTGGATGACTATGGCAAGCCCTATTTTTACCGCTGGTTTACCGGCGGGGAACTGAACAGTTGCTACAATGCAGTCGATTATCATGTGGAAAACGGCCGGGCTGACCAGGTAGCCATTATTTACGACAGTCCCCAGACCAACACGGTTAAAAAAATTACCTATCGCGAATTTCAGGACCAGGTTTCCCGTTTTGCCGGGGTGATCCGGGCTCAGGGGCTGAAAAAAGGGGATACGGCCATTATCTACATGCCAATGATTCCCGAAACCCTGGTGGCTATGCTGGCCTGTGCTCGTATTGGGGTGGTTCATTCGGTGGTTTTCGGTGGTTTTGCTCCCAATGAACTGGCAATCAGGATCAATGATGCCAAGCCGAAACTGATTATCTCCGCTTCCTGCGGACTGGAAGGCGCAACCAAGGTTATTGCTTATAAACCGCTGCTGGACAAAGCCATTGAGCTGGCTGAGGTAAAACCGGATAAATGCATTATTTACCAGCGGCCACAGGTGCAGTCCGAGCTGATTGCCGGTCGGGACCTGGATTGGGATGATTCCATGGCAGTGGCCGAACCAACTGAATGTGTTACCGTGGCCGCCACTGATCCGCTCTATATTCTCTATACCTCCGGAACTACCGGGATTCCCAAAGGGGTGGTGCGCGATAACGGTGGGCACGCGGTGGCGATGAAATGGAGCATGCGTAATGTCTATGATGTGCAGCCCGGGGATGTGTACTGGGCGGCATCCGATGTCGGCTGGGTTGTCGGCCATTCCTACATTGTCTACGCGCCTTTGATGCTGGGCTGTACCACCATCGTTTATGAGGGAAAACCTGTGGGTACCCCGGATGCCGGCGCTTTCTGGCGGGTGATTTCCGAGCACAAGGTCAAGGTGTTGTTTACGGCGCCGACGGCTTTTCGGGCGATCAAAAAGGAAGATCCCAATGGTGAGTTGCTGAAAAAGTATGACCTCTCCTGCTTTAAATATCTCTTCCTGGCCGGTGAGCGTCTCGATCCCGATACCTACCATTGGGCTTCTGATCTGTTGCAGAAACCGGTCATTGATCACTGGTGGCAGACGGAAACCGCCTGGGCCATTGCCGGAAACTGTATGGGGATTGAACCTCTCCCCATCAAACCCGGATCACCTACCAAACGGGTGCCCGGTTTCAATGTCCAGATTATTGACAATGACGGCAAGGAGTTGGGGCCCAATACCGAGGGCATCGTTACCATCAAGCTGCCGCTGCCGCCAGGCTGCCTGCCGACCTTGTGGGAGCAGGACCAGCGTTTTAAGGAATCCTACGTCAGTATGTATCCAGGCTACTATTTCACCGGTGATGGTGGTTATATTGATGATGAGGGCTATGTTTACATCATGGGCCGGGTGGATGATGTTATCAATGTTGCCGGTCATCGCCTGTCCACCGGCGGCATGGAAGAGATTGTCGCCACCCATCCCGATGTGGCCGAATGCGCGGTCCTGGGAGTTGAAGACAATCTGAAAGGTCAGGTCCCCCTGGGGTTTTTCGTCCTTAAATCCGGGGTTACCAAGGACCCTGAAGAGATTGCCAAGGAGTGTGTGCAGATGGTTCGGGAGCAGATCGGCGCCGTTGCCTCTTTCCGTCAGGCGACGGTAGTAAATCGCTTGCCCAAAACCCGTTCCGGCAAGATCCTGCGTGGCACCATGCGTAAAATTGCTGATAACGAGGATTTCCGCATGCCGTCCACCATTGACGACCCGACAGTTCTTGATGAAATTGCTGAAGCGGTGGTGCCGCTGGGCTACGGCAAGGGGAAGAAGTAA
- a CDS encoding SAM-dependent methyltransferase → MTICQSLANAESAYAKALKQPASYGSLVGKYLRETAELSAQPENIIEVGGGYGSLMAGLLTMVQPKKLTMVDISGFLLKQQQQTLKDSPAEFICQDIFSFLPSLRQPVDLLIANEIIADFPTATRIEQKLLRPRLERTEIVSPVPTENLSNLDADELLGEVARLIATYRLDITDLPDFFNLNLGALLFIEQLAKTDIQRIFITEHGADTELPYPFSIQLRTYDRRDKNPRQVKLKDHDEYTIRFDHLEAAAVMLGFKVRRFHLMDLLQVRFDDEINYLLTTGRPTSEEQEILLEFYEHVAEYQGMLLIRKET, encoded by the coding sequence ATGACCATCTGCCAGAGCCTGGCCAATGCGGAATCAGCTTATGCCAAAGCCTTGAAACAGCCGGCAAGTTATGGCAGCCTGGTGGGGAAATATCTGCGGGAAACAGCAGAACTGTCGGCACAACCTGAAAACATCATTGAGGTGGGCGGCGGCTATGGCTCACTGATGGCCGGGCTGCTGACCATGGTTCAGCCGAAAAAGCTGACCATGGTAGACATCTCCGGTTTTCTGCTTAAACAACAGCAACAGACCCTGAAAGACAGTCCGGCTGAATTTATCTGCCAGGATATTTTTTCTTTTTTGCCCAGCTTACGGCAACCCGTAGACCTGCTGATTGCCAATGAGATCATCGCCGATTTTCCCACCGCCACCCGAATCGAACAAAAACTTTTACGCCCCCGCCTGGAAAGGACGGAAATCGTCAGCCCGGTACCTACGGAAAACCTGAGCAATCTGGACGCCGATGAATTGCTGGGCGAAGTAGCTCGCCTGATCGCTACCTACCGGCTGGATATCACTGATCTCCCCGATTTTTTTAATCTCAACCTGGGAGCCCTGCTCTTCATTGAACAACTGGCCAAAACCGATATTCAACGAATATTTATTACCGAACACGGCGCCGACACCGAACTTCCCTATCCCTTTTCCATCCAGCTGCGGACCTATGACCGGCGGGATAAAAATCCCCGCCAGGTCAAACTCAAGGACCATGATGAATACACCATTCGTTTTGACCACCTGGAAGCCGCTGCTGTGATGCTGGGTTTCAAAGTCAGGCGTTTCCACCTGATGGATTTGCTCCAGGTTCGCTTTGACGATGAAATCAATTACCTGCTGACCACCGGCAGGCCCACCAGCGAAGAACAGGAGATATTACTTGAATTTTATGAACATGTGGCGGAATACCAGGGAATGCTGCTGATCCGCAAAGAAACATAA
- a CDS encoding histidine triad nucleotide-binding protein: MSDCLFCKIIAKEIPAEIIYENDQILAFKDINPKAPVHLLIVPKKHYDTLNDIPDNEMEVIAEVHRAVKHLAREYGVAESGYRTLVNTNKEGGQVVFHVHYHLIGGRQLPV, translated from the coding sequence ATGTCTGACTGTCTGTTCTGTAAAATCATTGCCAAGGAAATACCCGCTGAAATTATTTATGAAAATGATCAGATCCTGGCCTTCAAGGACATCAACCCCAAAGCGCCGGTGCATCTTCTGATCGTTCCCAAAAAACATTATGACACATTGAACGATATTCCCGATAATGAAATGGAAGTCATTGCCGAAGTCCACCGGGCGGTCAAACATCTGGCCCGTGAATACGGGGTAGCTGAGAGCGGCTACCGGACCCTGGTCAACACCAACAAGGAGGGTGGGCAGGTAGTGTTCCATGTTCATTACCACCTGATCGGCGGCCGGCAGCTGCCGGTGTAG